The genomic stretch GGTCGGCTTCGGCGTGATCATCACTTACGCGAGTTACTTGCGCAAAGACGACGACGTCGTCCTCTCCGGCCTCACCGCGACCGCCGCCAACGAGTTTTGCGAGGTCGGCCTCGGCGGACTCATCACCGTACCCGCCGCGTTCATGTTTCTCGGCGCGGCCGGCATCGTCGGGCAAGGCACGTTCGGACTCGGGTTCAACGTCCTGCCCGAGGTGTTCGCGCGGATGCCGGCGGGGCATTTGTTCGCCTCGATCTTCTTCATCCTGCTCTTCCTCGCCGCGATCACGAGTTCGCTCTCGATGCTCCAACCCGGGATCGCGTTTCTAGAGGAGGCACTCGGCATCGGCCGCAAGGCCTCGGTGGCGCTGCTCGGACTGATGACCGCGACCGGCACGCTCTTCATCTGGTACTTTTCGAAGGACTTGAAGGCCCTCGACACGCTCGATTTCTGGGTCGGCACGGTGATGCTCTTCGTGCAAGCGACGATCCTCGTTTTGATCTTCGGCTGGGGACTCGGCATCGAGCGCGGTTGGCAGATCGCCCACGTCGGATCGGAGATGCGTATTCCGAACATCTACAAGTTCGTCATCCGCTGGGTGACGCCCTCGTTCCTCGTCGGCATCTTCGTGCTCTTCGTGCTCAAGAACGTCTTCGGCTGGAACTTCTCGTTCACCGAGGCCGCGTTCGAACCCACCGGCTACATGAAAGACCTCGTGGGAGATTCGCCCAACTTCGTCGCCCGGCTCTCCGTGGCGTTCATCTGCATCATCACCGTGTCCGGCGTCGTGATCGCGAACCTCGCCGGCAAACCCTGGGAGCGCCGCGCACCCCTCGACGCAAAGGATACCCCATGACGACCGGCGGCTGGATCAACATGCTCCTCTCGGTCGGTTTCG from Opitutales bacterium ASA1 encodes the following:
- a CDS encoding sodium-dependent transporter is translated as MSGQKAVENWGSRLGVIMAVAGSAVGLGNFLRFPGLAAQYGGGAFMIAYFISLLLIGIPICWTEWTLGRHGGRIGFHSTAGIFHALLRHPWAKYLGVIGFVVPVVIYMYYVYIEAWCLGYAVNALSGRLSVEGTDYGAFFGAFTGAAEDGVALHFGLGDVGLFVVIVYFLNFFFIYRGITKGIETVCKFAMPALIVIAIVILVRVMTLGTPDPAKPEQSVIGGLGYLWNPGDVGEGLLNPQLWLAAAGQIFFSLSVGFGVIITYASYLRKDDDVVLSGLTATAANEFCEVGLGGLITVPAAFMFLGAAGIVGQGTFGLGFNVLPEVFARMPAGHLFASIFFILLFLAAITSSLSMLQPGIAFLEEALGIGRKASVALLGLMTATGTLFIWYFSKDLKALDTLDFWVGTVMLFVQATILVLIFGWGLGIERGWQIAHVGSEMRIPNIYKFVIRWVTPSFLVGIFVLFVLKNVFGWNFSFTEAAFEPTGYMKDLVGDSPNFVARLSVAFICIITVSGVVIANLAGKPWERRAPLDAKDTP